A part of Lutra lutra chromosome 2, mLutLut1.2, whole genome shotgun sequence genomic DNA contains:
- the LOC125094202 gene encoding protein RCC2-like: protein MGPCQPCDVFMTKDGQILPVPNVVVQDVACGANHTLVLDSQKRVFSWGFGGYRRQGHAEQKNEMVPRLVKLFDFPGRGASQIYAGYTCSFAVSEVGGLSFWGATNTSRESTMYPKAVQDLCGWRIRSLACGKSSIIVAANESTISWGPSPTFGELGYGDHKPKSSTAAQEVKTLDGIFTEQVAMGYAHSLVIARDESETEKEKVRKLPEYNPRTL from the exons ATGGGGCCCTGTCAGCCGTGTGACGTGTTCATG ACGAAAGACGGGCAGATTTTGCCAGTCCCCAATGTGGTTGTACAGGATGTGGCCTGCGGCGCTAACCACACGCTGGTCCTGGACTCTCAGAAGCGTGTCTTCTCCTGGGGCTTTGGTGGCTACCGCCGCCAGGGCCACGCCGAGCAGAAGAACGAGATGGTCCCTCGCCTGGTGAAGCTGTTCGACTTCCCCGGGCGTGGGGCGTCCCAGATCTACGCTGGCTACACCTGCTCCTTCGCTGTCAGTGAAGTGGGTGGGCTGTCCTTCTGGGGGGCCACCAACACGTCCCGCGAATCCACCATGTACCCAAAGGCCGTGCAGGACCTCTGTGGCTGGCGAATCCGGAGCCTGGCTTGTGGGAAGAGCAGCATCATCGTCGCCGCCAACGAGAGCACCATCAGCTGGGGCCCGTCGCCCACCTTTGGGGAGCTGGGTTACGGGGACCACAAGCCCAAGTCCTCCACCGCGGCTCAGGAGGTGAAGACGCTGGACGGCATTTTCACCGAGCAGGTGGCCATGGGCTACGCACACTCCCTGGTGATCGCTCGAGATGAAAGCGAGACCGAGAAAGAGAAGGTCAGAAAACTGCCTGAGTACAACCCCCGGACCCTCTGA